The DNA window CATTTTGAAATAGATGCTACCATGTATATGGTTCTTGAACTTTGTGGAGCTGGAAGTTTGTACGATATTATATGCAGATCTAAGAGATCATTGAGAGAATGGGAAGCCAAGAGATTAATGATTCAATTGTGTGGTGCGGTTGATTGGATAcatgaaaagaatattgtTCATGCTGATTTGAAactatcaaatattttgattgactcgtcaaataatttacaGTTATGTGATTTTGGCCATTCTTTTGTAAGTACCGACATTGACAATAACTCGATCAATAAATTCGGTACGCCGAACTACTTATCTCCCGAAATTATCTCAAATTTCATCTTAAGTGATAAGAAGGACTTGTATTTTCCAAAGGAAAGTGATATTTGGTCAATAGGGATTGTTTTGTACGCGATGATTTTTGATAAGACACCATTTGAGGCAACAACATTGAGATCTACCTATGAAAACATAGTGGAATGTAAATATGgttttgttgaaaataaGAGGGTTTCAAATAAAGTGAAGAAGctgattcaaaatattttaaaaatacagccattagaaagaaaaacaattgttgaaattgttTCTGATGACTGGTTCCACACATCTTATTTCCCAGATGAAATAAATCTGAGAGAAAATAACTCAGACTTAAATTCTATGTTCGAGAATGAGCTCTCGACAGTGTCAAGGTATTATTCATTGACAAACTATATCAATTGTTTAATTGATGCAggattgaagaaatatctAATTACCCCAGGCAAtcataataaaaatttacaaaaaaaagagcgTAGGTTTATGGAAGGAACGCATGGTGTGACCAAATCtaaaaaatatggtaaATTTGACAGGCAATTGAAATGCTTACAAGACTTATCAGCTCTTAAGCAACTTGAAAGATTGGGAAAATTAAGTAGCAActatttcaagattttgaattctaCTAGCTTAAATGTCGAAAAGGCAAATGAGATTTTGAGAGATCAATGCTATTTCAGTCTTCTAAGTCTAAACGAGGCTGCCTATATAACAGAACTGACTCAACAGCGTATGCCAAGCCGTGACTCCATTTCGACATTAAAGGCACCAATCATGGTGTCAACAATACATCAGGAGGAAAATGGTGTCATTCGGTACCAACTATCTAATCAAGATATAGGCTCAATTTACCCAAACAGTCATAGTCTCCTTCGGgtcaaagaagaagatgcaTTTTGGTATATCTGTCCTGATAATGAGAAAGGATGGATatctaaatattttgataaagcCAAGATACCCAAggaatttattgaacttTTAACAGAGGTTGAACAGTTTGGTTCGAAAATTTCCAACGTCTCATCAAATTTACCATTTATTACAAAAAGTTCCACCACAGAAGCGGACATTTTCCTCAGgaaatatacaaaatttgagaATTTCGAACTATTTGAGTTAAGTAATGCTTTGCAATTCAATTTCGAAGATTCTGGAAGCATTATATCCATCCATGAAAATGGACAgcttatttctttcaatacaatgtcaaataatgaagtcCTTACCATGCCATTGTCTGCTTTTTACGGCAGTAGcgaatataatattttggcagataaaattaatattatcaaatgcTGTCTGCAGATCAGAACAACAATGAGCGAAAgttaaaatgaaaaaaggACTTTTACTTATTAAATAATCATATCATTACTACTTGataaacatatatatatacaatttttgcATTTCAACAAAAATACACATACATAAAAAAAACATGttagaaaaaagagaagagCTAGAACATGTTTATAGTAACTTTTAATTGTATCATATGCCGAAATTTTCATCGGATGCTAATGTTTGTAAGTTCCATTCAGTTTCGAAATTCGTTTTTAATATACCCAGTTTATTAATAATACTATTACATGCATTTTTTAATGCCTCCTTTGGATCATAACCTTCTATCGTTTGTACTCTCAATTTAAATCTTGCGAAAAAGGGATGCTCAACCTTATAAGCTGCGAATAGCACCTTTGTATCATTAAGAAGTTCTGCTCTGATTAAATTCCCCAGTGTatgatcttctttttcaaaagttattACCACAGCATTTGGAGATTTAGTATCTGGATCAATCTTTAACTTCGACTCACCTTCACCTAGAAGGAAGAGTTCAAATCTATCTGGAGCGTTCATGTACGTGGAGTAAGAAAAGAGCAGATAAGCCTATCAACTATATTATATCAATATGAATGCTTCCTCTGTGTGGATTGCTACTATATATTCTTTACATCACAgtgaaaattgaaattcaggcgaatttcaattcaaaagaaCTTCGTCACCCGACCACATAAAGGCTGGGTAACgggaaaggaaaaaaagcAATATGGGTTTCCTCTTTTGAACACCAAATACCGTAAGCGAACACTACATTCCTATTATAGTAAAGAGATGCTCCATTAAGAAAGAGTTCACCTAAAAAGGAACAaaaatcaacttttttttttttttttttttgtaagGATTTCCAAATAGATGGACACTGGTTTAGTTACCGTACGTACAGCAGGCCAATTCTTTCCATTAGCAAACTATAGAGTAGCAGttttcaagaaacaaaGACATTGTATTCTATAACTCTTTGCAAGTATAAGTGTATCAAGTAACAGAAAGCTGAAGGGTGCTCCTTATAGAAAATACATTCTCCAAACAAACCCTCCGTATTTAAAGTCGTATAGGCACAGCTTTAAATAAACGtaaatctgaaaaattgtaCTACAATCAATCTGGGTGAAAATCAAGGACTTCGTCGTACTCAGACCACATTCGATCCAGATAGCGTACACATTGTAACAAGTTTATTTGTGATATCCTCATCGCAgctttaatttttttttctttggtcTCCCAACTGATCTGTTTGATAAACGTTCTGCAAATACGGTCTTACTTCTAATCTCCACTTTACTAAGAgtaaatttgataacaTCATTGTTACTTccaaataaaatataatttagAAATCACGTTTCACAGAACTCAGCATGAATCAAGGTAATTCATCTACAAATATTCCACAAGGTACCGCGACGAATAATCCAGCTAGCGCTGCATCAACTTCAAGCGTAACACCCCCTGTCGCACCAGGTTCTCAACATCAACTAGCCTCCATTCAAGCGCCAACCACAATCGTGAATGCCAATACTATTCCACCATCTCATGTAAATACTGGcgaaaataaaaatgctGTGGTGTTACCCTCTCTGTCCACTTTAAATAATAGTACCGAACAAAAAGAACAACAGGAACAACAACATTTTAACccattaaatattttaaacaCGAACGGTAGTAACCGGAAGAATTCGACGATGGATTCTATAATGAACCCAGAACCCCCTACTTCAATGGTTAGTAAGGCCAGTACTACAAATACTCAAACTACACCTTCTTCCAGTTCTGTTCCTCCAATAAATAATGGAAATGTCAAGgtcaaaaatgaaagagcACCTTTCTTCGGCACTGGGGTATCTGTGGCAAGTTTCGACAATCCCCTTCCGCCATTGAATCAGCAACAAAGCCAACCCTCATTCCCTGCCATGCATATGAGAGAtcaacagcagcagcagcaaaTGGCAGCAGCACCTGCAGCAGCTGAAGACGATGCCTCATACAGACCTCTTAATGTTAAAGATGCTCTATCATATTTGGAGCAAGTAAAACAGCAGTTCAATTCTAGACCTGATATCtataatcaatttttagATATCATGAAGGATTTCAAATCACAAACTATTGATACACCAGGtgttattgaaagagtTTCTACGCTTTTCAGAGGATATCCTTCTTTGATTCAAGGTTTCAACACTTTTTTACCAACCGGTTATAGAATCGACTGCCCCAGTAACCCAAATGACCCAATAAAGGTCACCACGCCAATTGGATCTTCAACCTTACACGAAATGACTCGTTCAGTCCAACGTGCTAACAGCAACTTACAGCAGCAGCAGGCCCTTtctcaaaataatatgatGCAACAAGCTCAAATTCCAATTGGTAGTATCAGTAATAATGCTAATCTTAATGCAGCCGTACAATCAGTTGACGATCAAGCCAAACAAGCCAATAAGAAACCTGCCGATGTAGAATTTAGTCAAGCAATCAATTATGTCAATAAAATCAAGAATAGATTCGCTGATCAACCTGACATTTACAAAAACTTCCTCGAGATTTTACAGACCTATCAGAGGGAACAAAAACCAATAAATGAAGTGTATGCTCAAGTAACCATCTTATTTCAAAATGCACCAGATTTGCTcgatgatttcaaaaagtttttaccagattcttcaaaagaacAGCAGTACACGGGCCAGCTTCCTCAACAAATTCCAAATCAAGAacaattagaagaattcTCTGGCAGCTATGCTAGACCACCTAATGCACCACTTGATATGGTAGCTCAACAAAGTCTACCTCCAATTGGCAGTTTTTCTCCGCCAGCAAACACCGGAATTTCAATGCATGATCAAAGTCAACGCCCTCACATGATGGCTTTACCTTCTATGCTTCAGCATGAACAGATAATCGATATGAATAACCACCCAAAACCAGCAGTTAGTACACAAGGGATTTCTAATGACGAGATCCCTGTATCTGATGTCAGAATGGCGCAATATCCTAATGGAGCAGTTCCTGACTACGGGCAATATCCAACACATCCACAAATGAAGCCTGATCTTGCCACCCAAAGACATATATTACAGCAACAGGAAATTCAGCAGCAACAATTGATGttacaacaacaacaggAACAGGAATTACTTgaacaacaacagcaacagtATGTTGAGGCACCAGTGAGACCAGAAATTGATTTGGACCCTAGTATTGTCCCCGTCGTTCCAGAACCAACAGAGCCTATAGAAAGTAATTTCACACTTATCGAAGAGACAAGTTTCTTTGACAAAGCcaagaaatttataaataaCAAACAAATATACACCGAATTTCTAAAGGTGTTGAACTTGTTCTCACAAGATTTGATTAGTGTCGATGATTTAGTTAATAAGGTTGAATATTATATCGGTTCCAGTAAAGAATTATTCGAGTGGTTTAGAAATTTTGTTGGATACCAAGGTaatccaaaaattattgaaaatattgttcaCGAAAAACACAGACTTGATTTGGACCTTTGTGAGGCCTGTGGCCCAAGTTACAAGAGATTACCAAAATCAGATACGTTTATGCCTTGTTCTGGTAGAGATGATATGTGCTGGGAAGttttaaatgatgaatGGGTTGGTCACCCTGTTTGGGCTTCCGAAGATTCGGGTTTTATCGCACACCGTAAGAACCAGTACGAAGAAactttattcaaaattgaagaagaaagacatgaatatgattattatattgaatCCAATTTGAGAACGATTCAAACCCTTGAGGCAATTGTTAATAAAATATCCAATATGAGcgaagaggaaaagaagaatttcaaattagAACCAGGCCTAGGTCATACTTCATTAACCATTTACAAGAAGGTTATTAGAAAAGTGTatgataaagaaagaggGTTTGAGATTATTGACGCTTTGCATGAACATCCTGCTATTGCAGCACCAATTGTATTAAAGAGATTAAAGcaaaaagatgaagaatgGAGAAGAGCACAGCGTGAATGGAATAAGGTTTGGAGAGAATTAGAGCAAAAAGTTTATTTCAAGTCATTAGATCATTTGGGACTGACGTTTAAACAAGCTGACAAGAAACTCTTGACAATCAAACAGCTTATTTCCGAAATTAGTAGTATCAAAGTcgatcaaaataataagagAATTCATTGGCTGACACCAAAGCCAAAGAGTCAGctaaattttgatataaaagacttcgaaattttatttgatattctGAGTTTATcggaaaatttcatcaatcaTAGCTCAACCTATTCAACTTCTGACAAGGAAAGACTCAATGATTTTCTGAAATCCTTCATTAGTTTATTTTTCAGTGTTCCACTCAACGAAATAAACAATGCTTTGGATAAGAGaaataatcaaaaaaattctgaaaaagTAACAGACAGTGCACTTCCAGATGGAACTGAAAatcagaagaaaagatcCATTCATGACATTGAATTGTCAATGAGTGATATTTTACATAGAaccaaatatcaaaaaatgaaactgtCAAATAGGGGCAGCGACTCACAGGAAGAGAACAACATCGACACCATCATCGATGAGGAAAGTGATGAAAG is part of the Kazachstania africana CBS 2517 chromosome 1, complete genome genome and encodes:
- the KAFR0A05090 gene encoding uncharacterized protein (similar to Saccharomyces cerevisiae CDC5 (YMR001C); ancestral locus Anc_6.31); translation: MPPLKRKSVEFDLGDKYNEPDIPDTPRLTISRKRKDSHTTIHVPYLAGPYKQLNKIGKGSHSIVYKVTHPTSDATLALKKLPINDYKLKTNRRSTILKEIEIHKLVNGHKNIISMIDHFEIDATMYMVLELCGAGSLYDIICRSKRSLREWEAKRLMIQLCGAVDWIHEKNIVHADLKLSNILIDSSNNLQLCDFGHSFVSTDIDNNSINKFGTPNYLSPEIISNFILSDKKDLYFPKESDIWSIGIVLYAMIFDKTPFEATTLRSTYENIVECKYGFVENKRVSNKVKKLIQNILKIQPLERKTIVEIVSDDWFHTSYFPDEINLRENNSDLNSMFENELSTVSRYYSLTNYINCLIDAGLKKYLITPGNHNKNLQKKERRFMEGTHGVTKSKKYGKFDRQLKCLQDLSALKQLERLGKLSSNYFKILNSTSLNVEKANEILRDQCYFSLLSLNEAAYITELTQQRMPSRDSISTLKAPIMVSTIHQEENGVIRYQLSNQDIGSIYPNSHSLLRVKEEDAFWYICPDNEKGWISKYFDKAKIPKEFIELLTEVEQFGSKISNVSSNLPFITKSSTTEADIFLRKYTKFENFELFELSNALQFNFEDSGSIISIHENGQLISFNTMSNNEVLTMPLSAFYGSSEYNILADKINIIKCCLQIRTTMSES
- the RPB11 gene encoding DNA-directed RNA polymerase II core subunit RPB11 (similar to Saccharomyces cerevisiae RPB11 (YOL005C); ancestral locus Anc_6.30), with amino-acid sequence MNAPDRFELFLLGEGESKLKIDPDTKSPNAVVITFEKEDHTLGNLIRAELLNDTKVLFAAYKVEHPFFARFKLRVQTIEGYDPKEALKNACNSIINKLGILKTNFETEWNLQTLASDENFGI
- the SIN3 gene encoding transcriptional regulator SIN3 (similar to Saccharomyces cerevisiae SIN3 (YOL004W); ancestral locus Anc_6.29) gives rise to the protein MNQGNSSTNIPQGTATNNPASAASTSSVTPPVAPGSQHQLASIQAPTTIVNANTIPPSHVNTGENKNAVVLPSLSTLNNSTEQKEQQEQQHFNPLNILNTNGSNRKNSTMDSIMNPEPPTSMVSKASTTNTQTTPSSSSVPPINNGNVKVKNERAPFFGTGVSVASFDNPLPPLNQQQSQPSFPAMHMRDQQQQQQMAAAPAAAEDDASYRPLNVKDALSYLEQVKQQFNSRPDIYNQFLDIMKDFKSQTIDTPGVIERVSTLFRGYPSLIQGFNTFLPTGYRIDCPSNPNDPIKVTTPIGSSTLHEMTRSVQRANSNLQQQQALSQNNMMQQAQIPIGSISNNANLNAAVQSVDDQAKQANKKPADVEFSQAINYVNKIKNRFADQPDIYKNFLEILQTYQREQKPINEVYAQVTILFQNAPDLLDDFKKFLPDSSKEQQYTGQLPQQIPNQEQLEEFSGSYARPPNAPLDMVAQQSLPPIGSFSPPANTGISMHDQSQRPHMMALPSMLQHEQIIDMNNHPKPAVSTQGISNDEIPVSDVRMAQYPNGAVPDYGQYPTHPQMKPDLATQRHILQQQEIQQQQLMLQQQQEQELLEQQQQQYVEAPVRPEIDLDPSIVPVVPEPTEPIESNFTLIEETSFFDKAKKFINNKQIYTEFLKVLNLFSQDLISVDDLVNKVEYYIGSSKELFEWFRNFVGYQGNPKIIENIVHEKHRLDLDLCEACGPSYKRLPKSDTFMPCSGRDDMCWEVLNDEWVGHPVWASEDSGFIAHRKNQYEETLFKIEEERHEYDYYIESNLRTIQTLEAIVNKISNMSEEEKKNFKLEPGLGHTSLTIYKKVIRKVYDKERGFEIIDALHEHPAIAAPIVLKRLKQKDEEWRRAQREWNKVWRELEQKVYFKSLDHLGLTFKQADKKLLTIKQLISEISSIKVDQNNKRIHWLTPKPKSQLNFDIKDFEILFDILSLSENFINHSSTYSTSDKERLNDFLKSFISLFFSVPLNEINNALDKRNNQKNSEKVTDSALPDGTENQKKRSIHDIELSMSDILHRTKYQKMKLSNRGSDSQEENNIDTIIDEESDERLAEEADLIRQDAKRPWLLGDIIDKTNTQGIITDRKKFNLFANTNIYVFLRHWTTLYERLLELKEMNGEVTKEINNRKSVKFAEDLGLVSTQLKNMGLDFVDKDSYEELLRLSKRLIENDIEHQWFEESLRQAYNNRAFKLYTVDKVVQALVKHGHTLMTDYKTTEVMKLFEKDRLSSATSAKDQILYRLQARSHMSNTEYMFRIEYNKDDRNICIQYIALDDLTLKEGNTEEEKWKYYVTSYSLPHPTEGIDHESLQIPFLQKILEFDQEELENNDEENKSNGKYSPEGVSNSMYKIKIHPGNYALDIQTGSFDIFSRKSLNKYPVKVNEDHESLKLNKKKNILNTFLESNNGWKKHLKKQLSLKKNESEPESAETRTIPAVPASTTDKPPSMEQSTGI